Proteins from a single region of Chromobacterium sp. ATCC 53434:
- a CDS encoding class I SAM-dependent methyltransferase has protein sequence MGRLRHPLLQLLACVGAWVFIAPGQDLAAWAVLQGVLAALLATLSRLPGWQRAAHGLFVPAAVLLGQAGIPPWCYLLALLATLALGRNALVERVPLYRSARKVAERLGARLGDGWRVLEAGCGDGRLALQLYRLRPDLSLSALENAPGSWLLAWLRWLGAGRPPGLAIGCRSFWGEDWGAYDAIYVFLSPEPMPRVWRKFIAEGAPGSLLISNTFVVPDVEPDERLPLGGPLQKELLIWRYPHGSE, from the coding sequence ATGGGCCGTTTGCGCCACCCGCTGCTGCAATTGCTGGCCTGCGTCGGCGCCTGGGTGTTCATCGCGCCCGGACAGGATCTGGCCGCGTGGGCGGTGCTGCAAGGGGTGCTGGCGGCGCTGCTCGCCACGCTGTCGCGGCTGCCGGGCTGGCAGCGGGCGGCGCACGGTCTGTTCGTGCCGGCGGCGGTCTTGCTTGGACAGGCGGGCATTCCGCCGTGGTGTTATCTGCTGGCGCTGCTGGCGACGCTGGCGCTGGGGCGGAACGCCCTGGTCGAACGGGTGCCGCTGTATCGTTCGGCGCGGAAGGTGGCGGAACGGCTGGGCGCGAGGCTGGGGGACGGCTGGCGCGTGCTGGAGGCCGGCTGCGGCGATGGCCGCCTGGCGTTGCAGCTGTACCGGCTGCGGCCCGATCTCAGCCTGTCGGCGCTGGAGAACGCGCCGGGCAGCTGGCTGCTGGCGTGGCTGCGCTGGCTGGGGGCCGGCAGGCCGCCGGGGCTGGCGATAGGCTGTCGCAGCTTTTGGGGAGAGGACTGGGGGGCGTATGATGCGATCTACGTGTTCCTGTCGCCGGAGCCGATGCCGCGGGTGTGGCGCAAATTCATCGCCGAAGGCGCGCCGGGCAGCTTGCTGATCAGCAACACCTTCGTCGTGCCCGATGTCGAACCCGATGAACGGTTGCCCTTGGGCGGCCCCTTGCAAAAAGAACTATTGATCTGGCGTTACCCACATGGATCTGAATAA
- the fabG gene encoding 3-oxoacyl-ACP reductase FabG → MNNQTVLVTGSSRGIGRAIALRLARDGYDVVVHCRSRRDEADAVAAEIAAMGRQARVLQFDVTDREAASAALLGDIASHGCYYGVVCNAGLARDNAFPAMPAEDWDLVVNTDLGSFYNVLQPLTMPLVRRRKPGRIVTLASVSGLVGNRGQVNYSAAKAGVIGATKALAVELASRAITVNCVAPGLIDTEMMEPHVLEEAMKMIPTRRVGKPEEVAAAVSFLIGEDAAYITRQVISVNGGMVG, encoded by the coding sequence ATGAACAACCAAACCGTACTGGTAACCGGCTCCAGCCGGGGCATAGGACGTGCAATCGCCCTGCGTCTGGCCCGCGACGGCTACGACGTGGTGGTGCATTGCCGCAGCCGCCGCGACGAAGCCGACGCCGTCGCCGCCGAAATCGCCGCCATGGGCCGCCAGGCCCGGGTGCTGCAATTCGACGTCACCGACCGCGAGGCCGCCTCCGCCGCCCTGCTCGGCGACATCGCGAGCCACGGCTGTTACTACGGCGTGGTATGCAACGCCGGCCTGGCGCGCGACAACGCCTTCCCGGCGATGCCCGCCGAGGACTGGGACCTGGTGGTCAATACCGATCTGGGCAGCTTCTACAATGTGCTGCAGCCGCTGACCATGCCGCTGGTGCGCCGTCGCAAGCCGGGCCGCATCGTCACGCTGGCTTCGGTGTCGGGCCTGGTAGGCAATCGCGGCCAGGTCAACTACAGCGCCGCCAAGGCCGGCGTGATCGGCGCCACCAAGGCGCTGGCGGTGGAACTGGCCAGCCGGGCCATCACCGTCAACTGCGTGGCCCCCGGCCTGATAGACACCGAAATGATGGAGCCGCACGTGCTGGAAGAGGCGATGAAGATGATCCCGACCCGCCGCGTCGGCAAGCCGGAAGAAGTCGCCGCCGCCGTCAGTTTTCTGATCGGCGAGGATGCCGCCTATATCACGCGTCAGGTGATCTCGGTCAATGGAGGAATGGTAGGATGA
- a CDS encoding excinuclease ATPase subunit, whose amino-acid sequence MRFAIPLLALCLASGHAMARDTVVKVALSDVLAMPEAKEKLDGSVRFFLAGQHTPAIRQKLGSDVSNQKTNAFNKSDEQACRWVILSTLISFQNTAKRHDANAVVDIVSYYKKDEVRDSQTIECHAGAMIAGAAIKGEYAKIGK is encoded by the coding sequence ATGCGTTTCGCCATTCCCCTGCTCGCCCTGTGCCTGGCCTCCGGCCACGCGATGGCCCGCGACACCGTGGTCAAAGTCGCGCTGTCCGACGTGCTGGCCATGCCGGAAGCCAAGGAGAAGCTCGACGGTTCCGTCCGCTTCTTCCTCGCTGGCCAGCACACGCCGGCCATCCGCCAAAAGCTGGGCAGCGATGTGTCCAATCAAAAGACCAATGCCTTCAACAAGTCCGACGAGCAAGCCTGCCGCTGGGTCATTCTGTCGACGCTGATCTCGTTCCAGAACACCGCCAAGCGGCACGACGCCAATGCCGTGGTGGATATCGTCAGCTACTACAAGAAGGATGAAGTCCGCGACAGCCAGACCATCGAATGCCATGCCGGCGCGATGATAGCCGGCGCGGCGATCAAGGGCGAATACGCCAAGATAGGCAAGTAA
- a CDS encoding class I SAM-dependent methyltransferase: METRSQTLQDKRFAPARQSVMDARFDAQKIAFGPVVFQCVRLAWKRGILQNLAEAGERGRTVEELAADGKLSRYALNLLLETCLSAGVVELRAGRYALDKTGYCLLSDPITQINLDFIHDVCYQGLFELERSLDEEKPHGLAALGSWDTLYQGLATMPEPARSSWLRFDHHYSDTSFPEILPDVFARRPRKLMDIGANTGKFTLAALAHDPDVEMHLLDLPGQLAVIEKTLAEQGLSHRVKLHPTDMLDPTLDFPSGMDVVWMSQFLSCFSEEVIAGILRRAATALAAGGRVMILDTLWDRQKYDIAAYCLINTSPYFTAMASGNSKVYRADDYIRLCQQAGLQLVEERDGIGYCHTLLQFERAD, from the coding sequence ATGGAAACCCGCTCTCAAACCTTGCAAGACAAACGCTTCGCCCCGGCGCGCCAATCCGTGATGGACGCGCGTTTCGACGCGCAGAAAATCGCTTTCGGCCCCGTGGTTTTCCAATGCGTGCGCCTCGCCTGGAAGCGCGGCATCCTGCAAAACCTGGCCGAGGCCGGCGAACGCGGCCGGACAGTGGAGGAGCTGGCCGCCGACGGCAAGCTCAGCCGCTATGCGCTGAACCTGCTGCTGGAAACCTGCTTGTCGGCAGGCGTCGTCGAATTGCGCGCAGGCCGCTACGCGCTGGACAAGACCGGCTATTGCCTGCTGTCCGACCCCATCACCCAGATCAACCTCGATTTCATCCACGATGTCTGCTACCAGGGTCTGTTCGAACTGGAACGGTCGCTGGACGAGGAAAAACCGCACGGTCTGGCCGCGCTGGGATCTTGGGACACGCTGTACCAGGGACTGGCGACGATGCCGGAGCCGGCCCGCAGCAGCTGGCTGCGCTTCGATCATCATTACTCCGACACCTCGTTTCCGGAAATCCTGCCCGACGTGTTCGCGCGGCGCCCGCGCAAGCTGATGGACATCGGCGCCAATACCGGCAAATTCACGCTGGCCGCGCTGGCCCACGACCCGGATGTGGAAATGCATTTGCTGGACCTGCCCGGCCAGCTGGCGGTGATAGAAAAAACGCTGGCGGAACAGGGCTTGTCGCATCGCGTCAAGCTGCACCCGACCGACATGCTGGATCCCACGCTGGACTTTCCGTCCGGCATGGATGTGGTCTGGATGAGCCAGTTTCTGTCCTGCTTCAGCGAGGAAGTCATCGCCGGCATTCTGCGCCGGGCGGCGACCGCGCTGGCCGCCGGCGGCCGGGTGATGATTCTGGACACATTGTGGGACCGGCAGAAATACGATATCGCTGCCTATTGCCTGATCAACACCTCGCCGTATTTCACCGCGATGGCCAGCGGCAACAGCAAGGTGTACCGCGCCGACGACTACATCCGCCTGTGCCAACAGGCCGGCTTGCAACTGGTGGAGGAGCGCGATGGCATCGGTTACTGCCACACGCTGCTACAGTTCGAACGGGCCGACTGA
- a CDS encoding 4'-phosphopantetheinyl transferase superfamily protein, whose amino-acid sequence MWVDSCLLSELGQPDWADAEAWLGQAERLRLSTMRRPSRRLQFLASRWLLRKLAGAKLGIAPERLALDASEAGAPYFPDHPGCFPAISHSGERVACALARQPVGLDLETPSPKRSIAQIAEWLFSPDEQEMLRQNAAQAPDLFLHMWTLREAWLKQRGQGLSGDAMRALRWLDARPDNADALTAQLKDGAVLALSGAVGQFAELALPADAGSSPRHWRSEAV is encoded by the coding sequence ATGTGGGTCGACAGCTGCCTGTTGAGCGAGCTGGGCCAGCCGGACTGGGCCGATGCCGAAGCCTGGCTGGGCCAGGCCGAGCGCCTGCGGCTGTCGACCATGCGCCGCCCTTCGCGGCGGCTGCAATTCCTGGCCAGCCGCTGGCTGCTGCGCAAGCTGGCCGGCGCAAAGCTGGGCATCGCGCCCGAGCGCTTGGCGCTGGACGCAAGCGAGGCCGGCGCGCCGTACTTCCCAGACCATCCCGGCTGCTTCCCCGCGATCAGCCACAGCGGCGAGAGAGTCGCATGCGCGCTGGCGCGCCAGCCGGTCGGCCTGGACCTGGAAACGCCCAGCCCGAAGCGCTCCATCGCGCAAATCGCCGAGTGGCTTTTTTCTCCGGACGAGCAAGAAATGCTGCGGCAGAACGCCGCCCAGGCACCCGACCTGTTTCTGCACATGTGGACCCTGCGCGAAGCCTGGCTGAAACAGCGCGGCCAGGGACTGAGCGGCGACGCGATGCGCGCGCTTCGCTGGCTGGACGCCCGTCCCGACAACGCCGACGCGCTGACGGCGCAACTGAAGGACGGCGCGGTGCTGGCCCTCAGCGGCGCCGTCGGCCAGTTCGCCGAGCTCGCGCTGCCGGCCGATGCCGGAAGCTCGCCACGCCACTGGCGATCTGAAGCCGTCTGA
- a CDS encoding DUF3261 domain-containing protein, producing MRRLLLLALVLLLAACQGAPPRPALPALALSPSSFGAELSLVQRLRAGPLNPRDGQASPSLDVQLEIDAAQLRLAGLALGQRILTLSWDGKTLQSQRSPLLPASVDEARIVRDIQLAYWPLPALRAALPAGWTLDEESGARVLRQDGEEALRIENQASPAWLGHSELTNRREGYRLSIDSAPLQ from the coding sequence ATGCGCCGCCTGCTCCTGCTCGCCCTCGTTCTGCTGCTGGCCGCCTGCCAGGGCGCGCCGCCGCGCCCGGCCCTGCCGGCGCTCGCGCTCTCGCCGTCCAGCTTCGGCGCCGAGCTGAGTCTGGTCCAGCGGCTGCGCGCCGGACCGCTGAACCCGCGCGACGGCCAGGCGTCGCCGTCGCTGGACGTGCAGCTGGAGATAGACGCCGCGCAACTGAGACTGGCCGGTCTGGCGCTGGGACAACGGATACTGACGCTGAGCTGGGACGGCAAGACGCTGCAAAGCCAACGCAGCCCGCTGTTGCCGGCCAGCGTCGACGAGGCCCGCATCGTGCGAGACATCCAGCTGGCCTACTGGCCGCTGCCGGCCCTGCGCGCCGCGCTGCCCGCCGGCTGGACGCTGGACGAGGAAAGCGGCGCGCGCGTGCTGCGACAGGACGGCGAAGAGGCCCTGCGCATCGAAAACCAGGCCTCGCCGGCCTGGCTGGGGCATAGCGAATTGACCAACCGGCGCGAAGGCTACCGCCTGAGCATAGACTCAGCGCCATTGCAGTGA
- a CDS encoding HDOD domain-containing protein, giving the protein MDLNNWTKAIAEKRWPILPDTLAELRDACARHSDLVNFSDLSNLCLSDPFLLLDLLRVVGNSRALQRNESIPSVEQTLMLMGLEAVVSRFNRVEGMEPTPGKLDPEVYEAVADWMGRSRVAALLVKEWLSIMGDLKVEDCFVAALLYNLPGCLYMIQRNRLPDKPLLQEMSEAFDTDYAKILEAFVKHMPLPAGFNGLIGPGKPNKRRQLLKLAIATANSLEHGVERSTWLVGVDAAAKMINGHPEQAYMAVVHSVLSVARRPHEIGYTFPARALLMLPNDAPKAEMKKAAALADGGQLENAIRESIRFLANDLKFERVLYYHYEHEQHALKLRYQVGVATDSPLRKLQLELEPGSFFGVFASKPQSFHAPAAVRQQLARRYDDVFFQHVGDGEFALMTLFGGHKLSGVFYVDNVRSGRAIDDGTYHRFKDLVTRLTLLPQ; this is encoded by the coding sequence ATGGATCTGAATAACTGGACCAAGGCCATCGCGGAAAAGCGCTGGCCGATACTGCCGGACACGCTGGCCGAACTGCGCGACGCCTGCGCCCGGCACAGCGATCTGGTCAATTTCTCGGACCTGTCCAATCTCTGCCTGTCCGATCCCTTCCTGTTGCTGGACCTGTTGCGGGTCGTCGGTAATTCGCGCGCGCTGCAGCGCAACGAGAGCATTCCGTCGGTCGAGCAGACGCTGATGCTGATGGGGTTGGAGGCGGTGGTCAGCCGTTTCAACCGGGTCGAGGGCATGGAGCCGACGCCGGGAAAACTGGATCCCGAGGTCTACGAGGCGGTAGCCGACTGGATGGGCCGCAGCCGGGTGGCGGCGCTGCTGGTCAAGGAATGGCTGTCCATCATGGGCGATCTGAAGGTCGAGGACTGTTTCGTCGCCGCCCTGCTGTACAACCTGCCGGGCTGCCTCTACATGATCCAGCGCAACCGCCTGCCGGACAAGCCGCTGCTGCAAGAGATGTCGGAGGCCTTCGACACCGACTACGCCAAGATACTGGAAGCCTTCGTCAAGCACATGCCGTTGCCGGCCGGCTTCAACGGTCTGATCGGTCCGGGCAAGCCGAACAAGCGGCGCCAGTTGCTGAAGCTGGCCATCGCCACCGCCAATTCGCTGGAGCACGGCGTCGAGCGCAGCACCTGGCTGGTCGGCGTCGACGCCGCCGCCAAGATGATCAACGGCCATCCGGAACAGGCCTATATGGCGGTGGTGCATTCGGTGCTCAGCGTGGCGCGGCGGCCGCACGAGATAGGCTACACCTTTCCGGCGCGCGCCTTGCTGATGTTGCCCAACGACGCGCCGAAGGCCGAGATGAAGAAGGCGGCGGCGCTGGCGGACGGCGGCCAGCTGGAGAACGCGATACGCGAATCGATACGCTTCCTGGCCAACGATCTGAAGTTCGAGCGGGTGCTGTACTACCACTACGAGCACGAGCAGCACGCGCTGAAGCTGCGCTATCAAGTCGGCGTGGCGACCGACAGCCCGCTGCGCAAATTGCAGCTGGAACTGGAGCCGGGCAGCTTCTTCGGCGTTTTCGCCAGCAAGCCGCAGAGCTTCCACGCGCCGGCGGCGGTACGCCAGCAGTTGGCCAGGCGCTACGACGACGTTTTCTTCCAGCATGTCGGCGACGGCGAATTCGCGTTGATGACCCTGTTCGGCGGCCACAAGCTCAGCGGCGTGTTCTACGTCGACAATGTCCGCAGCGGCCGGGCGATAGACGACGGCACCTACCACCGCTTCAAGGACCTGGTCACCCGGCTGACGCTGCTGCCGCAATAA
- a CDS encoding hotdog family protein — MSDAIPAIEHLVPHAGDMSLLDRVLFADDSSLIAEVTPKSNQLFCRDGEIGSWVGVEYMAQAIAAWAGLQARARGEAPKVGFLLGCRRYQAIVPAFEFDTALQVRVELQFLADNGLGQFECSIDCAGKRLASAQLKVFEPSDTEQFIKESMQ, encoded by the coding sequence ATGAGCGACGCGATTCCCGCCATCGAGCACCTGGTGCCCCACGCCGGCGACATGTCGCTGCTGGATCGCGTGCTCTTCGCCGACGACAGCAGCCTGATTGCCGAAGTCACGCCGAAGTCGAACCAGCTTTTCTGCCGGGACGGCGAGATAGGCAGCTGGGTAGGCGTCGAATACATGGCCCAGGCCATCGCCGCCTGGGCGGGCCTGCAGGCCAGAGCGCGCGGCGAAGCCCCCAAGGTGGGATTCCTGCTGGGCTGTCGTCGCTACCAGGCCATCGTGCCAGCTTTCGAATTCGATACCGCCTTGCAAGTGCGCGTCGAACTGCAATTCCTGGCCGACAACGGCCTGGGACAGTTTGAATGCAGCATAGATTGCGCCGGCAAACGCCTTGCCAGCGCGCAACTGAAGGTTTTCGAACCTTCCGACACAGAACAATTCATCAAGGAATCGATGCAATGA
- a CDS encoding RNA methyltransferase: MHYIAKTITSPHNDEVKALARLVQHSRDRRKEGVMVLEGIHLAESCLQAGGALPRLYLNEAAADKPEVRALLARLPADSVVVTLPEAVMAKATALASAGELLALSPRPRPRAPDASAARVLLEDIQDPGNLGTILRCAAAAGVWDVFLSKGCVDVFSPKVLRAGMGAHFALRIHEHADLEAELRGFAGRKLVTHLEGSSSLYGHDLCGAVAFVFGNEGAGVGDALLALADARIRIPMPGHAESLNVAMAATVCLFERVRQLEG, from the coding sequence ATGCATTACATCGCCAAGACCATCACCTCACCGCACAACGACGAAGTCAAGGCGCTGGCCCGACTGGTCCAGCACAGCCGCGACCGCCGCAAGGAGGGCGTGATGGTGCTGGAAGGCATCCACCTGGCGGAATCCTGTCTGCAGGCCGGCGGCGCGTTGCCGCGGCTGTATCTGAACGAGGCGGCGGCCGACAAGCCCGAGGTCAGGGCCTTGCTGGCCCGGTTGCCGGCCGACAGCGTGGTGGTGACGTTGCCGGAGGCGGTGATGGCCAAGGCGACGGCGCTGGCCAGCGCCGGCGAGTTGCTGGCGTTGTCGCCGCGGCCCAGGCCGCGGGCGCCGGACGCGTCGGCGGCGCGGGTGCTGCTGGAGGATATCCAGGACCCGGGCAATCTGGGTACGATACTGCGTTGCGCGGCGGCGGCCGGCGTCTGGGACGTCTTCCTGTCCAAGGGCTGCGTCGACGTGTTCTCGCCCAAGGTGCTGCGCGCCGGCATGGGCGCGCACTTCGCGCTGCGGATACACGAGCACGCCGATCTGGAGGCCGAGTTGCGCGGCTTCGCCGGCCGCAAGCTGGTCACGCATCTGGAAGGCTCCAGCTCGCTGTACGGCCACGACCTCTGCGGCGCGGTGGCCTTCGTGTTCGGCAACGAGGGCGCCGGGGTCGGCGACGCGCTGCTGGCGCTGGCCGACGCCCGCATCCGCATCCCGATGCCGGGCCACGCCGAGTCGCTGAATGTGGCGATGGCGGCGACGGTGTGCTTGTTCGAGCGGGTGCGGCAGCTGGAGGGCTGA
- a CDS encoding beta-ketoacyl-ACP synthase, with amino-acid sequence MTTDVYLNHLGVLCSAGRGHRALREALFNPPSGAARSRLALPDGRDWPSAPFDGPLPSTSHLPLPLRSRNNALLLAALEDIRPQVDAAIARFGANRVGIVLGTSTSGIGESEHAFLVRRESGTLPEDFHPGQQELGSPAMLLREVLGIGGPALVISTACSSSAKALASAARLLKSGQCDAVIAGGADSLCRFTVAGFAALESVGRNGCNPMSRNRDGIHIGEAAALFLISREAGAVRLAGWGETADAHHISAPDPTGAGALAAMREALATAALVPSDIDYINLHGTATRQNDAMESLAVSQLFGADVAASSTKGLTGHTLGAAGALEAAICWLTLQDNAEGLLPVHQWDGETDPGLPPLRLVCPGQSLSRQPRRALSNSFAFGGSNACLILEATR; translated from the coding sequence ATGACGACCGACGTCTATCTGAACCATCTTGGCGTGCTGTGCAGCGCCGGCCGCGGCCACCGGGCGCTGCGCGAGGCGCTGTTCAACCCGCCAAGCGGCGCCGCCCGCTCCCGCCTCGCGCTGCCTGACGGCCGCGACTGGCCATCGGCGCCGTTCGACGGCCCGCTGCCCTCGACCAGCCATCTGCCGCTGCCGCTGCGCAGCCGCAACAACGCGCTGCTGCTGGCGGCGCTGGAAGACATCCGTCCGCAGGTCGACGCGGCCATCGCCCGCTTCGGCGCGAACCGCGTCGGCATCGTCCTCGGCACCAGCACCTCCGGCATCGGGGAAAGCGAGCACGCCTTCCTCGTCCGCCGCGAAAGCGGAACGCTGCCGGAAGACTTCCACCCCGGCCAGCAGGAACTGGGTTCCCCGGCGATGCTGCTGCGCGAGGTTCTGGGCATCGGCGGTCCGGCGCTGGTGATCTCGACCGCCTGCTCATCCAGCGCCAAGGCGCTGGCCAGCGCGGCGCGGCTGCTGAAAAGCGGCCAGTGCGACGCGGTGATAGCCGGCGGCGCCGATTCGCTGTGCCGCTTCACCGTGGCCGGCTTCGCCGCGCTGGAGTCCGTCGGCCGGAACGGCTGCAATCCAATGAGCCGAAACCGCGACGGCATCCATATAGGCGAGGCCGCGGCCTTGTTCCTGATCAGCCGGGAAGCCGGCGCGGTCAGGCTGGCCGGCTGGGGAGAGACCGCCGACGCCCACCATATTTCCGCGCCGGATCCGACTGGCGCCGGCGCGCTGGCGGCGATGCGCGAAGCGCTGGCGACAGCGGCGCTCGTCCCTTCGGACATCGACTACATCAATCTGCACGGTACCGCCACCCGGCAGAACGACGCGATGGAAAGCCTGGCCGTCAGCCAGCTGTTCGGCGCCGATGTGGCCGCCAGCTCCACCAAGGGGCTGACCGGCCACACCCTGGGCGCGGCCGGCGCGCTGGAGGCAGCCATCTGCTGGCTGACGCTGCAGGACAACGCCGAAGGCCTGCTGCCGGTCCATCAATGGGACGGCGAAACCGACCCAGGGCTCCCGCCGTTGCGGCTGGTATGCCCCGGCCAAAGCCTGTCGCGCCAGCCGCGGCGCGCGCTGAGCAATTCCTTCGCCTTCGGCGGCAGCAACGCCTGCCTGATTCTGGAGGCCACGCGATGA
- a CDS encoding beta-ketoacyl-ACP synthase, with the protein MKRVVITGIGAISPLGHDWASVKTSLQSGRNAVRTMGPWAEYDGLGTQVGAPAAPFELPARYNRKTTRSMGRVALMATRATEMALEQSGLLNDPLLQSGKVGISYGSSSGCPANIGDFGRMLMCKSTEGINANTYIRMMSHTAPVNIGVFFGVTGRVITTSSACTSGSQGIGYAFEAIQSGRQLAMIAGGAEELDPTQAAVFDTLFATSTEHNDTPELTPRPFDAKRDGLVLGEGACTLILEELEHARARGANILAEILAFGTNSDGQHVTHPQAETMAGAIRLALDDAGLAPSDIPYVNAHGTATDQGDVAESQATHSVFGEKVAISSLKSYMGHTLGACGALEAWMTIEMMRDGWFAPTLNLTEVDPRCAPLDYLAGDGRRLETELAMSNNFAFGGINTSLIFRRWRD; encoded by the coding sequence ATGAAGCGCGTCGTGATTACCGGCATCGGCGCCATCAGCCCTCTGGGCCACGACTGGGCGTCGGTGAAGACTTCGCTGCAATCCGGCCGCAACGCCGTGCGCACCATGGGACCCTGGGCCGAATACGATGGCCTGGGGACCCAGGTCGGCGCGCCGGCCGCGCCGTTCGAATTGCCCGCGCGCTATAACCGCAAGACCACGCGCAGCATGGGGCGCGTCGCGCTGATGGCCACCCGCGCGACCGAGATGGCGCTGGAGCAATCCGGCCTCTTGAACGATCCCTTGCTGCAAAGCGGCAAGGTGGGCATTTCCTACGGCTCCTCGTCCGGCTGTCCGGCCAATATCGGCGATTTCGGCCGCATGCTGATGTGCAAGAGCACCGAAGGCATCAACGCCAATACCTATATCCGCATGATGTCGCACACCGCGCCGGTGAACATCGGCGTATTCTTCGGCGTGACCGGCCGGGTGATCACCACCTCCAGCGCCTGCACCTCGGGCAGCCAGGGCATAGGCTACGCGTTCGAAGCGATACAGAGCGGCCGCCAGCTGGCGATGATAGCCGGCGGCGCGGAAGAACTGGATCCGACCCAGGCCGCCGTGTTCGACACCCTGTTCGCCACCAGCACCGAGCATAACGACACCCCCGAGCTGACGCCGCGCCCGTTCGACGCCAAGCGCGACGGCCTGGTGCTGGGCGAAGGCGCCTGCACGCTGATTCTGGAAGAGTTGGAGCACGCCCGCGCCCGCGGCGCCAACATCCTGGCCGAGATTCTCGCCTTCGGCACCAATAGCGACGGCCAGCACGTCACCCATCCGCAGGCAGAGACGATGGCCGGCGCGATACGGCTGGCGCTGGACGATGCCGGCCTGGCCCCATCGGACATCCCCTACGTCAATGCCCACGGCACCGCCACCGATCAGGGCGACGTGGCCGAGTCCCAGGCGACCCACAGCGTCTTCGGCGAGAAGGTCGCCATCTCCTCGCTGAAGAGCTATATGGGCCACACCCTGGGCGCCTGCGGCGCGCTGGAAGCCTGGATGACGATAGAGATGATGCGCGATGGCTGGTTCGCGCCGACGCTGAACCTGACCGAAGTCGACCCGCGCTGCGCGCCGCTAGACTACCTCGCGGGAGACGGCCGCCGCCTAGAAACCGAGTTGGCGATGAGCAACAACTTCGCCTTCGGCGGCATCAACACCTCATTGATCTTCCGTCGCTGGCGCGACTGA